Proteins encoded within one genomic window of Mycolicibacterium aubagnense:
- a CDS encoding TetR/AcrR family transcriptional regulator: MSVAPNPASVSGYEARWEQHNAERRSQILLAMIELLEESPPGADISIAAIAKRAGVAKSVIYRQTSGKDELERRVRSYLIDDFGSILVGKLDITDGSLREILTRTIEAVADWMIDHPRLNEFARNGPSFEGDETLDAVGELKLRIIERADGIITAITLAIGVDDSAFKLVPLAIVTMVEETLFAWVRSPAPMHSRDEMIAHLADFTWYVIDGAARAIGFEVSRDEPLVAVVAALADRQANNPAL; encoded by the coding sequence ATGTCTGTGGCCCCGAACCCTGCGTCGGTGAGTGGCTACGAGGCGCGGTGGGAACAGCACAATGCCGAACGCCGGTCCCAAATCCTGCTGGCGATGATCGAGCTATTGGAGGAGAGCCCGCCCGGCGCCGACATCTCCATCGCGGCCATCGCCAAGCGCGCCGGCGTCGCCAAGTCGGTGATCTACCGGCAGACCTCCGGCAAGGATGAGCTCGAACGCCGGGTGCGGTCGTATCTGATCGACGACTTCGGGTCCATCCTCGTCGGCAAACTCGACATCACCGACGGCTCACTGCGGGAAATCCTGACCCGGACCATCGAAGCGGTCGCGGACTGGATGATCGATCACCCGCGGCTGAACGAGTTCGCGCGCAACGGCCCGTCGTTCGAGGGCGACGAGACGCTCGACGCTGTCGGTGAGCTGAAGCTACGCATCATCGAACGGGCGGACGGCATCATCACTGCCATCACGCTGGCGATCGGCGTCGACGACAGCGCGTTCAAGCTCGTCCCGCTGGCGATCGTGACCATGGTCGAGGAGACACTGTTCGCCTGGGTCCGCAGTCCGGCGCCGATGCACAGCCGCGACGAGATGATCGCGCACCTGGCCGACTTCACGTGGTACGTCATCGACGGCGCCGCGCGGGCCATCGGGTTCGAGGTCAGCCGCGACGAACCGCTCGTTGCGGTGGTCGCCGCGCTGGCGGACCGTCAGGCCAACAACCCCGCGTTGTAG
- a CDS encoding phosphatidylethanolamine N-methyltransferase family domain-containing protein produces MHWYTGNTFYDTVLTAAFAFAAFVIIGGFFAQSSYGRFSTTKLGLNLNPKLGWWLMELPATVVFLISYLAGPHRFEPTSLVLAGIWLLHYANRGWFFPLAIRQVPGKRGTFNVSVIVMGMLVTSMHGYLNGTMFSHDFFGQYTTAWLTDPRFLVGLVVYLCGFALLVNSESIVRNLRDKNNPGGAEYRIPFGGGFRFVTSPAYLGELIAWSGFALLTWALPGVVILLITAGNLIPRALGTHTWYHEKFPEYPTDRKALIPYVL; encoded by the coding sequence ATGCACTGGTACACCGGCAACACGTTCTATGACACGGTGCTGACCGCTGCCTTCGCCTTCGCCGCGTTCGTGATCATCGGCGGGTTCTTCGCGCAGAGTTCGTACGGGCGTTTCTCGACGACGAAACTCGGCTTGAACCTCAACCCGAAGCTCGGCTGGTGGCTGATGGAGCTCCCGGCGACCGTGGTGTTCCTGATCAGTTACCTGGCCGGGCCGCACCGGTTCGAGCCGACCTCCCTGGTGCTCGCCGGGATCTGGCTGCTGCACTATGCCAACCGGGGCTGGTTCTTTCCGCTCGCGATCCGCCAGGTGCCGGGTAAGCGTGGCACCTTCAACGTGTCGGTCATCGTGATGGGCATGCTCGTCACGTCGATGCACGGCTACCTCAACGGGACCATGTTCAGCCACGACTTCTTCGGGCAGTACACCACCGCATGGCTGACCGACCCCCGATTCCTGGTGGGCCTGGTGGTCTACCTGTGCGGTTTCGCGCTGCTGGTCAACTCCGAATCGATCGTGCGGAACCTGCGCGACAAGAACAATCCCGGCGGTGCGGAGTACCGGATTCCGTTCGGTGGTGGCTTCCGGTTCGTCACCAGCCCGGCGTACCTCGGCGAGCTCATCGCCTGGTCCGGCTTCGCGCTCCTGACCTGGGCGCTGCCCGGCGTCGTCATCCTGTTGATCACGGCGGGCAATCTGATTCCCCGGGCGCTGGGCACCCACACCTGGTACCACGAGAAGTTTCCCGAGTACCCCACCGACCGCAAGGCGTTGATCCCCTACGTCCTGTAG
- a CDS encoding carboxymuconolactone decarboxylase family protein: MTTTPRIAPLPPQRAGLLTRLMYRYAKREFGEVPEPFAVAAHHPRLLVANAVHEGLLKSGSKTLPGAVRDLAVFWTARTVGCSWCIDFGTMLMRLESLDVERLKHIDAYATSPLFTDDERAAIAYANAMTTDPHTVTDEQVDDLKRRFGEAGVIELTYQIGVENMRSRMYAALGITEQGFSSGEACRVPWEAQSQ, translated from the coding sequence ATGACGACAACACCACGCATCGCGCCCCTGCCCCCACAACGTGCCGGCCTGCTGACCCGGCTCATGTACCGCTACGCCAAGCGTGAGTTCGGCGAGGTGCCCGAACCGTTCGCGGTCGCGGCGCACCACCCGCGGCTGCTGGTCGCCAACGCCGTGCACGAGGGCCTGCTGAAGAGCGGCTCGAAGACGCTGCCCGGCGCGGTCCGCGACCTCGCCGTGTTCTGGACCGCCCGCACGGTCGGCTGCTCCTGGTGCATCGACTTCGGCACCATGCTGATGCGCCTCGAGAGCCTGGACGTCGAGCGCCTCAAGCACATCGACGCCTACGCGACCTCACCACTGTTCACCGACGACGAGCGGGCCGCCATCGCCTACGCCAACGCGATGACGACCGATCCGCACACCGTCACCGACGAACAGGTAGACGACCTCAAACGCCGGTTCGGCGAGGCGGGGGTCATCGAGCTGACCTATCAGATCGGTGTGGAGAACATGCGATCCCGGATGTACGCCGCGCTCGGCATCACCGAACAGGGCTTCAGCTCTGGTGAAGCATGCCGGGTGCCATGGGAGGCCCAGTCGCAGTGA
- a CDS encoding APC family permease has protein sequence MTASAPDIIARDKGLKRGALGLVSSVVVGLASTAPAYSLAATLGLVIAAGGTLLAGVKAPAIMLISFVPMYLIAVAYQELNKAEPDCGTTFTWAARAFGPVVGWLGGWGIIASDVIVMANLAQIAGSYSFTFVGDLGWHSAAGLAGSTLWSTVAGVIWIVLMTYICYRGIEVSARLQYVLLTVEVVVLIVVSVVALVKVYTHHGHAYSVMPSWSWFWPGGMDFGTVIAPAVLATIFIYWGWDTAVACNEESDDPGRTPGRAAVISTFLLLATYALVTVSTIAFAGVGTTGIGLGNQENAKDVFTAIGPSLFGDSVIGKIGMLLLSASILTSAAASTQTTIMPTARTTLSMGVYRALPQSFAKIHRQYLTPTTSTIVMGVVSVLCYVLFTAISVDLLTALIGSVGLMIAFYYALTGFACTWFYRKTLTHTARDFMMRGLLPLLGGITLSVVFGYGLIQYSKPDWLKDQNHHDVTIFGYGAVGVVGVVGLLLGVVLMFAWRVAQPEYFRGLTLPRRHDLVLDTPASVPSGPAHFGLPDSGDMPTVIAPDLSNLPPGEVAVDTATGKEFRHN, from the coding sequence ATGACGGCAAGTGCACCGGACATCATCGCCCGGGACAAAGGCCTCAAACGGGGCGCCCTCGGTCTGGTGTCCAGCGTGGTGGTCGGGCTGGCCTCCACGGCGCCCGCATACAGCCTGGCCGCGACACTCGGCCTGGTCATCGCCGCCGGCGGCACGCTGCTCGCCGGGGTGAAAGCGCCTGCGATCATGCTCATCTCGTTCGTTCCGATGTACCTCATCGCCGTCGCCTATCAGGAGTTGAACAAAGCCGAGCCGGACTGCGGCACCACATTCACCTGGGCCGCACGGGCATTCGGGCCCGTGGTCGGCTGGCTCGGCGGCTGGGGCATCATCGCCTCCGACGTCATCGTGATGGCGAATCTGGCGCAGATCGCCGGGTCGTACTCGTTCACGTTCGTCGGCGACCTGGGCTGGCATTCGGCTGCCGGACTGGCCGGCAGCACGCTGTGGTCGACGGTGGCAGGCGTCATCTGGATCGTCCTGATGACGTACATCTGCTATCGCGGCATCGAGGTGTCGGCCCGGTTGCAGTATGTGCTGTTGACCGTCGAGGTGGTCGTGCTGATCGTGGTGTCGGTCGTCGCGCTGGTGAAGGTGTACACGCACCACGGGCACGCCTACTCGGTCATGCCGTCGTGGTCCTGGTTCTGGCCCGGCGGAATGGATTTCGGGACGGTGATCGCCCCGGCGGTGCTGGCCACCATATTCATCTACTGGGGTTGGGACACCGCGGTGGCGTGCAACGAGGAGTCGGACGATCCGGGCCGCACCCCAGGCCGGGCCGCCGTCATCTCGACGTTCCTGTTGCTCGCCACCTATGCGCTGGTGACGGTCTCGACCATCGCGTTCGCCGGCGTGGGCACCACAGGCATCGGGTTGGGCAACCAGGAGAACGCCAAGGACGTGTTCACCGCAATCGGACCGTCCTTGTTCGGCGACAGCGTGATCGGGAAAATCGGCATGCTACTGCTGTCGGCATCGATCCTGACCTCTGCGGCGGCCTCGACGCAGACCACCATCATGCCGACCGCGCGCACCACCCTGTCGATGGGCGTATACCGTGCGCTGCCACAGAGTTTCGCGAAGATTCACCGGCAGTACCTGACACCCACCACCTCGACCATCGTGATGGGCGTGGTGTCGGTGCTGTGCTACGTGCTGTTCACCGCCATCAGCGTCGACCTGTTGACGGCCCTCATCGGTTCCGTCGGCCTGATGATCGCGTTCTACTACGCCCTGACCGGTTTCGCCTGCACGTGGTTCTACCGAAAGACGTTGACCCACACCGCGCGTGACTTCATGATGCGGGGCCTGTTGCCACTGCTCGGCGGCATTACGCTGTCCGTGGTGTTCGGCTACGGCCTGATCCAGTACAGCAAGCCCGATTGGCTCAAGGACCAAAACCACCACGACGTAACCATTTTCGGCTACGGGGCGGTGGGCGTGGTCGGTGTCGTCGGGCTGCTGCTCGGGGTGGTGCTGATGTTCGCCTGGCGCGTCGCACAGCCGGAATACTTCCGTGGACTGACGCTGCCGCGGCGGCATGATCTCGTGCTGGACACCCCGGCCTCTGTTCCTTCCGGACCGGCCCACTTCGGGCTGCCCGACTCCGGCGACATGCCGACGGTCATCGCGCCCGACCTGTCGAACCTGCCGCCGGGTGAGGTCGCGGTGGATACGGCAACGGGCAAGGAATTCCGCCACAACTAG
- a CDS encoding SMP-30/gluconolactonase/LRE family protein, with translation MSNKPSINPVRWTPPPVDALPDFPSAELTIVPMPGDAPEDVVVGADGALWTGLVDGRIVRVSPDGSTDVVADTGGRPLGLHAARDGRLLVCDSYRGLLSMDPGTGALEVLVADIDGRPLRFCSNVTETDDGTIYFTESTSSFHYEHFRAAILEARGDGGLYKLATDGTVSTLLSGLYFANGLTVTADGTALVFAETQGRRLSKYWLSGPQAGTVTPLAVNLPGMPDNISTGADGRIWVAFVTPINAAAEWLAPRPTILRQLVWRLPEALQPQMPLEVWAVAFDPDSGAAVAGVRMRHRQFGQVTGLVEHSGRLWMSSIGVPALAHCALP, from the coding sequence GTGTCGAACAAGCCGTCCATCAATCCGGTGCGCTGGACCCCGCCGCCGGTCGACGCCCTTCCCGATTTCCCGTCCGCCGAACTCACCATCGTGCCGATGCCGGGCGATGCGCCTGAAGACGTGGTCGTCGGTGCCGACGGTGCGCTATGGACGGGTCTGGTCGACGGGCGGATCGTGCGGGTCTCGCCCGACGGCAGCACGGATGTCGTGGCCGACACCGGCGGCCGTCCGCTGGGGCTGCACGCGGCACGGGACGGAAGACTGCTGGTCTGCGACAGCTACCGGGGGCTGCTGTCCATGGACCCCGGCACCGGCGCCCTGGAGGTGCTGGTGGCCGATATCGACGGCCGGCCCCTTCGGTTCTGTTCGAATGTGACGGAAACCGACGACGGCACAATCTATTTCACCGAGTCCACCAGCTCGTTCCACTACGAGCATTTCCGGGCGGCGATCCTGGAGGCTCGCGGCGACGGCGGTCTGTACAAGCTGGCGACCGACGGCACGGTCAGCACGCTGCTCTCGGGGCTGTACTTCGCCAACGGCTTGACCGTGACCGCTGATGGCACCGCGCTGGTGTTCGCCGAGACGCAGGGCCGCCGACTGTCGAAATACTGGCTGTCCGGACCGCAGGCCGGAACTGTCACGCCGTTGGCCGTGAACCTGCCGGGCATGCCCGACAACATCTCGACGGGCGCCGACGGCCGGATCTGGGTCGCGTTCGTCACCCCGATCAATGCCGCCGCGGAATGGCTGGCCCCGCGGCCGACGATCCTGCGGCAGCTGGTCTGGCGGCTGCCGGAGGCACTGCAACCGCAGATGCCGTTGGAGGTGTGGGCCGTCGCCTTCGACCCCGACAGCGGCGCCGCGGTCGCCGGGGTCCGCATGCGGCACCGGCAGTTCGGTCAGGTCACCGGGCTCGTCGAGCACAGTGGTCGGTTGTGGATGAGCTCCATCGGGGTCCCGGCACTGGCCCACTGTGCGCTGCCGTAA
- a CDS encoding sigma-70 family RNA polymerase sigma factor, producing the protein MTTAQGTDEFERLRPHLLSVAYRLTGVYADAEDIVQDAWLRWHGADVDAIAEPRAWLTTVVSRLGLDRLRSAAHRREAYFGEWLPEPVVTGFDAADPLAAVVAGEDARFAAMVVLERLTPDQRVAFVLHDGFAVPFSEIASVLGVTDAGARQLASRARRAVAAAPAPPPDAGHNETVGKLMAALAGGDMAAVVALLHPDATFTGDSNRRAPTAPRTIVGADKVARFLFGLARRYGPQWLSTSQLALINGELGAYTPGLPADGGRPEMLPRVTAMTVRDGRVIALWDIANPDKFTASPLKSD; encoded by the coding sequence GTGACCACCGCGCAGGGCACCGACGAGTTCGAGCGGCTGCGCCCGCACCTGCTGTCTGTCGCCTACCGGCTGACCGGCGTGTACGCCGACGCCGAGGACATCGTGCAAGACGCCTGGTTGCGCTGGCATGGAGCAGATGTCGACGCCATCGCCGAACCGCGCGCCTGGCTGACGACCGTCGTCAGCCGCCTCGGCCTGGACCGGCTGCGGTCCGCCGCACACCGCCGCGAGGCGTATTTCGGTGAGTGGCTGCCCGAGCCGGTGGTGACCGGATTCGACGCTGCCGATCCGTTGGCCGCCGTGGTCGCGGGGGAAGACGCGCGTTTCGCCGCGATGGTGGTGCTGGAGCGGCTGACCCCCGATCAGCGGGTGGCCTTCGTCCTGCACGACGGTTTCGCGGTGCCGTTCTCCGAGATCGCGTCGGTGCTGGGCGTGACGGACGCCGGAGCGCGTCAACTCGCGTCACGCGCCCGGCGCGCGGTCGCCGCGGCCCCGGCACCGCCGCCGGACGCCGGGCACAACGAGACCGTCGGCAAGCTGATGGCCGCGCTGGCCGGTGGCGACATGGCCGCGGTCGTCGCACTCTTGCACCCCGACGCGACGTTCACCGGCGACTCCAACCGTCGGGCCCCGACCGCACCCCGCACGATCGTCGGCGCGGACAAGGTGGCGCGGTTCCTGTTCGGGTTGGCCAGGCGTTATGGGCCGCAATGGCTTTCGACGTCCCAGCTGGCGCTTATCAATGGTGAGCTCGGCGCCTACACCCCAGGCCTGCCGGCCGACGGCGGTCGCCCGGAGATGCTGCCCCGGGTCACCGCGATGACCGTGCGCGACGGCAGGGTCATCGCGCTGTGGGACATCGCGAACCCGGACAAGTTCACGGCGTCGCCGCTGAAGTCTGATTAG